The following are encoded together in the Candidatus Zixiibacteriota bacterium genome:
- a CDS encoding DUF885 domain-containing protein, producing the protein MRTGKNSLLMATMLFLAASVVSAQPKANAADTANTALHTLFDEYWQDQLRFYPTWGTYLGDKRYDSLLDDVSSEARLQIETAYRGYLDRLKKFDKNSLSAEDRVSVGILELKINESFDTDKFKTYTMPISQQGGPHIDFPGLLSIITFQTTLDYQNFFRRMQAFPNQIDQTIANMREGMSLGLVSSKVNIEPVVAQIESFIVSNAPKSVFFEPIQKNEGKLDFDEIEMWADSYDKAIMESVVPAYVKLKDFIVNEYLPKCRAEFGVWSFADGKERYNWLIKRHTTLALNPDDIAKTGLAELEKIHADMDAIIAKVGFKGSRTEFMDYLHKEPKFYYTTADSLIAGYDKILRDVEKRTAQLFGILPNAKCEVKEIEAYRAADAPTAYYSGAAEDGSRPGYFYANTYMLETRPKYEMEALTYHEAIPGHHLQGSIAQELEGIPEFRKNEWFTAYGEGWALYSEQLPKEMGLYTDPYSDFGRLIYDAWRAARLVVDVGLHYHKWDRQRAIDFMKENFGGTEHNIVNEVDRYIADPGQALGYKIGQLKIRELRARAEKELGAAFKITEFHDQILNSGSVPLEVLEEKINNWIAGKRTS; encoded by the coding sequence ATGCGCACAGGTAAAAACTCTCTCCTCATGGCCACCATGTTGTTTTTGGCCGCCTCAGTGGTATCGGCTCAGCCCAAGGCAAATGCTGCCGACACCGCAAACACAGCACTTCATACTCTCTTTGACGAGTATTGGCAGGACCAGCTTCGATTTTACCCTACATGGGGAACGTACCTCGGCGACAAACGCTACGACAGTCTGCTCGATGACGTTTCCTCGGAAGCGCGCTTACAAATCGAGACAGCCTATCGCGGCTACCTTGACCGACTAAAAAAATTCGACAAGAATTCACTTAGCGCTGAAGACCGGGTGAGTGTTGGAATTCTTGAACTTAAAATCAACGAGTCGTTTGACACCGACAAATTTAAAACCTACACAATGCCCATCAGCCAGCAAGGCGGCCCGCATATCGATTTTCCTGGTTTGCTGAGCATAATTACCTTTCAAACAACTCTCGATTATCAAAATTTCTTCAGACGCATGCAAGCCTTCCCGAATCAGATCGACCAGACCATCGCCAATATGCGCGAAGGGATGTCGCTTGGATTGGTTTCCTCGAAAGTAAATATCGAACCGGTTGTCGCGCAGATTGAATCCTTCATCGTATCCAACGCTCCAAAATCCGTCTTCTTCGAGCCCATCCAAAAAAACGAAGGAAAGCTCGACTTTGATGAAATCGAAATGTGGGCCGACAGTTATGACAAGGCGATCATGGAATCAGTCGTCCCGGCCTATGTGAAACTCAAAGACTTCATTGTAAATGAATACCTCCCAAAATGCCGAGCCGAGTTCGGGGTCTGGTCATTCGCCGATGGAAAAGAGCGCTACAATTGGCTCATCAAACGCCACACAACTCTTGCGCTCAACCCCGACGATATTGCAAAAACCGGACTGGCGGAACTTGAGAAGATTCATGCCGATATGGACGCCATTATTGCCAAAGTTGGTTTCAAGGGGAGTCGCACGGAGTTCATGGATTATCTCCACAAAGAACCTAAATTTTATTACACAACGGCGGATTCATTGATTGCAGGCTACGACAAAATTCTTCGCGATGTAGAAAAGAGAACAGCACAGCTTTTTGGTATTTTGCCTAACGCCAAATGCGAAGTCAAAGAGATCGAAGCCTATCGTGCGGCCGATGCCCCGACGGCCTATTACAGTGGAGCCGCCGAAGATGGCTCGCGCCCGGGATATTTTTACGCCAACACATACATGCTTGAAACCCGCCCCAAATATGAGATGGAAGCCCTTACCTACCATGAGGCAATCCCCGGGCACCACCTGCAGGGTTCAATCGCGCAGGAGCTTGAAGGCATACCCGAGTTTCGTAAAAATGAATGGTTTACCGCATACGGCGAAGGATGGGCGCTCTATAGCGAGCAGCTTCCCAAAGAGATGGGTTTGTACACCGATCCATATTCCGATTTCGGACGGCTAATCTATGATGCCTGGCGCGCGGCCCGTTTGGTTGTCGATGTCGGTTTGCATTACCACAAATGGGACAGACAGAGGGCGATTGATTTCATGAAAGAGAATTTTGGCGGGACGGAGCACAATATCGTCAACGAAGTCGACCGCTACATTGCCGACCCGGGGCAGGCGCTGGGCTACAAGATCGGCCAGTTAAAAATTCGTGAACTTCGTGCCCGTGCGGAAAAAGAACTCGGCGCCGCATTCAAAATAACCGAATTCCACGACCAGATATTAAACAGCGGCAGTGTGCCTTTGGAAGTTCTTGAGGAAAAGATTAATAACTGGATCGCCGGCAAACGCACAAGTTAG
- the pheS gene encoding phenylalanine--tRNA ligase subunit alpha, with protein MSLSDEVNTLEAQALERIGTAGSLESLKELEIRYLGRKGELTEILKSLKDLSVEEKKTTGAKANAVRLLLAEKIAEASAQFETKTSDSSFDPTLPGTGQKIGAIHVVNQVMGEICRTFYGMGFEIAHGPHIETDYYNFEALNFPPDHPARDMQDTFFVDGGRLLRTHTTPVQARELERRKDLKPPIKIITPGKTFRNEAVSTRAHVSFHQVDGFLVDEGVSMADLKGALVAFCHSFFGEKLKLKFRPSYFPFTEPSAEVDISCFLCSGKGCQLCKYSGWLEILGCGMIHPNVLERAGYDSEKYTGYAFGMGVERVAMLKYKINDIRLFFNNNVRFLQQFK; from the coding sequence ATGTCGCTCTCTGACGAGGTGAATACATTAGAAGCTCAAGCTCTCGAGCGAATCGGTACTGCCGGTTCGCTCGAATCGCTTAAAGAACTTGAGATCCGCTATCTTGGCCGTAAAGGCGAACTCACCGAAATCCTCAAAAGCCTCAAAGACCTCTCTGTCGAAGAGAAGAAGACAACCGGGGCCAAAGCAAATGCCGTCCGATTGCTTTTGGCTGAAAAAATAGCCGAAGCTTCTGCGCAGTTTGAAACCAAAACATCTGATTCGTCCTTTGATCCGACTTTGCCCGGAACAGGCCAGAAGATTGGCGCGATTCATGTGGTCAATCAGGTTATGGGCGAAATCTGCCGGACATTTTATGGTATGGGATTCGAGATTGCTCATGGCCCGCATATAGAAACCGATTATTATAATTTCGAGGCGCTGAACTTTCCGCCCGACCATCCCGCGCGCGATATGCAGGATACATTCTTTGTCGATGGGGGACGGCTATTGCGAACGCACACAACTCCGGTGCAGGCTCGTGAACTTGAACGACGCAAAGATCTCAAGCCGCCCATTAAGATTATTACTCCAGGCAAGACCTTTCGCAACGAAGCCGTTTCCACCCGCGCCCATGTTTCATTTCATCAGGTCGACGGCTTTCTTGTCGATGAAGGAGTCTCAATGGCCGACCTCAAAGGCGCGCTGGTTGCGTTCTGCCATTCCTTTTTCGGCGAAAAACTCAAACTCAAATTTCGTCCGTCATACTTTCCTTTTACAGAACCGTCAGCCGAAGTCGACATATCGTGTTTTCTATGTAGCGGCAAAGGCTGCCAATTGTGCAAATATTCAGGGTGGCTGGAAATTCTCGGATGCGGCATGATCCATCCGAATGTGCTTGAGCGGGCGGGATATGATTCAGAAAAATACACCGGCTATGCCTTCGGAATGGGTGTGGAACGGGTGGCGATGCTCAAATACAAAATCAATGACATCCGCCTCTTTTTCAATAACAATGTCCGCTTCCTCCAGCAGTTCAAGTAA
- the rplT gene encoding 50S ribosomal protein L20 gives MPRAKNNVAAHQRHKKILERAKGNMNGRANLYRTALETVHRGLRYAYRDRRVRKREFRQLWIARISAAAKMNGTNYSTLMNGLKKAGVTLDRKALADIAARDMATFSSLAQMAAASH, from the coding sequence ATGCCACGCGCAAAAAATAATGTCGCTGCCCATCAGAGACACAAAAAAATTCTCGAAAGAGCCAAAGGAAATATGAACGGTCGTGCGAATCTTTATCGCACTGCCCTCGAAACCGTCCATCGCGGTCTCCGTTATGCCTACCGCGACCGCCGCGTGCGCAAACGCGAGTTCCGCCAGTTGTGGATTGCTCGTATCTCCGCCGCCGCTAAAATGAACGGCACAAATTATTCGACCCTGATGAACGGCCTTAAAAAAGCTGGCGTCACACTCGATCGTAAGGCGCTTGCCGATATAGCCGCGCGCGATATGGCTACATTCTCGTCGCTGGCTCAAATGGCGGCGGCCAGCCATTAA
- the thrS gene encoding threonine--tRNA ligase — translation MSQVQIQLPDGSVRDYQAGTTGYQIAESISPRLAKDAVAVKVDGIIRDLSYPIPQNAPVQILTFDSAEGKEVFWHSSSHIMAQAVQELFPGVKLAIGPPIDEGWYYDFDVEKPFSPEDLLKIEKRMAEIVEENAPFRCEVKNRLESVDYFRKRNAPYKAELLEGIEGETVTFYYQSRFEDLCRGPHIPKTGIIKAVKLIATSGAYWRGDEKRAMLQRIYGVSFPKKAMLDEYVHRQEEAKKRDHRMLGKQLELYTVTEEVGAGLILWLPRGSRIRNEIENFWREEHQRNGYELVYSPHIANRILWKKSGHTNFYTDSMFAPMDVDERKYQLKPMNCPFHIQMYKARHWSYRDLPLRWAELGTVYRYERAGVLHGLMRVRGFTQDDAHHFVTQEGMEDELVWLLQFCVHILKSFGFTDYQINISTKPAKAIGEDADWTRAENGLRGALEKSGLPFGINAGDGAFYGPKIDILIKDAIGRSWQCSTIQFDFSLPERFDLTYVNRDGQPKRPYMIHRALLGSIERFFGVLIEHYAGDFPLWLAPTQVKVLPITDDQIPYGKELVEMMRKDRIRAEIDTRSEKIGAKIRDAELQKTPYMFIVGGREASANSVAVRKHGTGDIGIQPAEAAVNMIKEEILSKGTATKGN, via the coding sequence ATGTCGCAAGTTCAAATCCAGTTGCCCGACGGTTCAGTGCGGGACTATCAGGCCGGCACGACCGGCTATCAAATCGCTGAGTCTATTTCACCCCGGTTGGCTAAAGATGCTGTGGCTGTCAAGGTCGACGGCATAATCCGTGATCTCTCCTATCCTATTCCACAAAATGCCCCGGTCCAGATTTTGACTTTTGATTCTGCCGAAGGAAAAGAAGTCTTCTGGCATTCCAGTTCGCATATAATGGCACAAGCCGTACAGGAACTTTTTCCGGGGGTGAAACTTGCAATCGGCCCTCCCATCGACGAGGGCTGGTATTATGACTTCGATGTCGAAAAGCCCTTCTCACCCGAAGACCTTCTCAAAATCGAAAAGCGCATGGCTGAGATTGTCGAAGAAAATGCCCCATTCCGCTGCGAAGTAAAAAACCGTCTCGAATCAGTAGACTATTTTCGCAAAAGGAACGCACCGTATAAAGCCGAACTCCTAGAAGGGATCGAAGGCGAAACCGTCACATTCTATTATCAGTCGCGCTTTGAAGATTTATGCCGGGGACCGCATATCCCCAAAACTGGAATAATCAAAGCGGTCAAATTGATAGCCACCTCGGGCGCGTACTGGCGCGGCGATGAAAAGCGGGCGATGCTCCAGCGCATATACGGTGTTTCATTTCCCAAAAAAGCAATGCTCGATGAATATGTCCATCGCCAGGAAGAGGCCAAAAAGCGCGACCATCGCATGCTCGGCAAACAACTTGAATTGTACACCGTTACCGAAGAAGTCGGCGCCGGACTAATTCTCTGGCTGCCCCGTGGCTCGCGCATCCGAAACGAAATTGAAAATTTCTGGCGGGAAGAACATCAGCGTAATGGCTATGAATTGGTTTATTCACCGCATATCGCAAACAGGATTTTGTGGAAAAAAAGCGGGCATACCAACTTCTACACCGACAGTATGTTCGCTCCAATGGATGTCGATGAGCGCAAATATCAGCTTAAACCGATGAACTGCCCTTTCCATATTCAAATGTATAAAGCCCGGCACTGGTCGTATCGGGATCTGCCGCTCCGATGGGCGGAACTGGGAACAGTCTACCGTTACGAGAGAGCCGGGGTACTGCATGGACTCATGAGGGTTCGCGGGTTTACTCAGGACGACGCCCATCACTTTGTAACGCAGGAGGGAATGGAAGACGAACTTGTATGGCTCTTGCAATTCTGCGTCCACATTCTCAAGTCCTTCGGGTTTACAGACTACCAGATAAACATCTCGACCAAACCGGCCAAAGCTATTGGTGAAGATGCCGATTGGACGAGGGCAGAGAATGGTCTTCGCGGTGCATTGGAAAAATCTGGCCTTCCTTTTGGTATAAATGCCGGAGACGGGGCATTCTATGGTCCTAAGATTGATATTCTGATCAAGGACGCCATTGGACGAAGTTGGCAGTGCTCGACGATTCAGTTTGATTTCAGTCTGCCTGAGCGCTTCGATCTGACATATGTCAATCGCGATGGTCAACCCAAGCGGCCATATATGATTCATCGGGCATTGCTTGGGTCGATAGAAAGGTTTTTTGGCGTCCTAATTGAACATTATGCCGGTGATTTCCCGTTGTGGCTTGCTCCGACCCAAGTCAAGGTTTTGCCGATTACTGACGATCAAATCCCGTATGGCAAAGAACTGGTTGAAATGATGCGGAAGGACCGGATTCGGGCCGAAATTGACACTCGTTCCGAAAAAATTGGCGCAAAAATCCGCGATGCCGAATTGCAAAAGACGCCGTATATGTTTATCGTTGGTGGGCGCGAAGCCTCAGCCAACTCGGTCGCTGTACGAAAGCACGGCACAGGCGACATTGGGATTCAGCCGGCCGAAGCGGCTGTTAACATGATTAAGGAAGAAATTCTGAGCAAGGGAACCGCCACAAAAGGCAACTAA
- a CDS encoding cell division protein ZapA, with translation MLDMSEQQSKHAIENTVVVKICGEEYPITGYSDPAYISKVAEYVDEKMRLVALNSRNKARDKVAILTALSIASELLENSDRLSESRQGVDSRLGVLLNRLDAALTDGPSTQS, from the coding sequence ATGCTTGATATGTCGGAACAGCAGTCTAAACACGCGATCGAAAACACAGTTGTCGTCAAAATATGCGGAGAAGAGTATCCTATAACCGGATACAGTGACCCCGCTTATATCTCCAAAGTAGCCGAATATGTCGATGAAAAAATGCGCCTTGTTGCGCTTAACTCACGAAATAAAGCTCGTGATAAGGTAGCTATTTTGACCGCTTTGTCGATTGCCTCTGAGCTTTTGGAAAATTCGGATCGTCTATCCGAATCGCGCCAAGGGGTCGATTCACGTCTCGGGGTTCTCCTGAACCGCCTCGACGCTGCTCTCACCGATGGTCCGTCGACTCAAAGCTGA
- the rny gene encoding ribonuclease Y, with protein sequence MTNTVLLILVALAVGIVGFVLAWILAHKVGEKSVGKAHVDAKRILSEADKQAEMRKKEAILEAREDFLKVKTAFEREAEERRRELERFEKKVDEKETGTQKRLEILENKERDVAGRDKGLQTREKGITIRETELSQVISSQNDKLQRIAQMTPEEAKRQLMENMLGEAKMEAAAHIKEIKDKAEQDADKESKEIILRSIYRCAADHTMETTVSVVSLPGDDMKGRIIGREGRNIRAFETATGVDVIVDDTPEAVILSGYDPVRREIARMALEKLIVDGRIHPTRIEEVVDKAKKEMEVIVRQAGEQACFELGIHGLHADVIRLLGKLNYRTSYGQNVLGHSKEVSMLCGLMAAELELDDVLAKRCGLLHDIGKAIDRETEGTHTQIGADFMRRYKESDIVINAIEAHHNDVPINSPYVILVQTADAISGSRPGARREPLEAYIKRLQQLEELADSFKGVSKAYAIQAGREIRVIVENDKIDDLASQVLASDIAAKIEAEMQYPGQIKVTVIRETRATEYAK encoded by the coding sequence ATGACTAACACAGTACTGCTCATTCTCGTAGCCCTTGCTGTCGGCATTGTCGGCTTTGTGCTGGCATGGATTCTTGCGCACAAAGTCGGCGAAAAGAGCGTCGGTAAGGCTCATGTCGACGCAAAACGTATTTTGTCCGAGGCCGATAAACAGGCTGAAATGCGCAAAAAAGAAGCCATTCTCGAGGCCCGTGAGGACTTCTTAAAGGTAAAGACTGCCTTTGAACGCGAAGCCGAAGAAAGACGGCGAGAGCTTGAACGATTTGAAAAGAAAGTCGACGAAAAAGAGACAGGCACCCAGAAAAGACTCGAAATTCTTGAAAATAAAGAACGGGATGTCGCTGGCCGTGACAAGGGCCTTCAGACCCGTGAAAAGGGGATAACTATACGCGAAACCGAACTCAGCCAAGTTATATCCTCGCAAAATGACAAACTCCAGCGCATCGCGCAGATGACTCCCGAAGAAGCCAAACGTCAATTGATGGAAAATATGCTTGGTGAAGCCAAAATGGAGGCCGCCGCCCATATCAAGGAAATCAAAGACAAAGCCGAGCAGGATGCCGATAAAGAATCCAAAGAAATTATTCTCCGTTCAATCTATCGCTGTGCCGCCGACCACACCATGGAAACGACCGTTTCGGTTGTTTCCTTGCCAGGCGATGATATGAAAGGGCGCATCATTGGACGTGAAGGCCGAAACATCCGCGCCTTTGAGACGGCCACCGGTGTCGATGTTATTGTCGATGACACCCCCGAAGCCGTTATTCTCTCCGGCTATGACCCCGTTCGGCGCGAGATCGCGCGAATGGCTCTTGAGAAACTCATAGTCGACGGCCGTATCCATCCAACCCGTATCGAAGAGGTTGTGGACAAGGCCAAAAAGGAAATGGAAGTGATTGTCCGTCAGGCAGGCGAGCAGGCCTGCTTTGAACTGGGCATCCATGGCCTGCATGCCGATGTCATACGCCTTCTCGGAAAGCTGAACTACCGTACATCGTACGGCCAAAATGTCCTCGGCCACAGTAAGGAAGTATCAATGCTCTGCGGACTCATGGCCGCTGAACTCGAGCTTGACGACGTCCTTGCCAAACGCTGCGGACTCCTGCATGACATAGGGAAAGCTATTGACCGCGAGACTGAAGGCACACATACTCAGATCGGCGCCGATTTCATGCGGCGATACAAAGAGAGCGACATTGTTATAAACGCAATCGAAGCTCATCATAATGATGTCCCTATTAACAGCCCTTATGTGATTCTTGTCCAGACCGCCGATGCCATCTCCGGCTCGCGTCCCGGCGCTCGCCGCGAACCGCTCGAAGCATACATCAAGCGTCTGCAACAGCTCGAAGAGCTTGCCGACAGCTTCAAAGGGGTGAGCAAAGCATACGCAATTCAGGCCGGTCGCGAGATTCGTGTTATTGTAGAAAATGATAAAATCGATGATTTAGCCTCACAAGTTTTGGCTTCGGATATAGCGGCAAAAATCGAAGCCGAGATGCAGTATCCGGGACAGATTAAAGTGACGGTTATCCGCGAGACCCGCGCCACCGAATACGCGAAGTAA
- the rpmI gene encoding 50S ribosomal protein L35, with amino-acid sequence MPKLKTKRAAAKRFKKTGSGKIKRRKAFATHILTKMTSKRKRNLRKQALISSADWNTVSHMLPY; translated from the coding sequence ATGCCGAAACTGAAAACCAAACGCGCGGCGGCTAAGCGGTTCAAAAAAACCGGAAGCGGCAAAATCAAGCGCCGCAAAGCGTTTGCCACGCATATCCTGACGAAGATGACCTCCAAACGGAAACGGAATCTTCGCAAACAGGCCTTGATTTCAAGCGCCGATTGGAACACAGTTTCCCACATGTTGCCGTATTAG
- the infC gene encoding translation initiation factor IF-3: MSEERIATKEIRINNRIKVTPVRLIGSDGEQVGILPTAEALQRAHDLGLDLVEVSPDSRPPVCRIMDFGKYKYELSKKDKTAKKKQHTFQMKEMRYRPKIDDHDFDFKTKHLREFLLSGCKIRAMVMFRGREMAHVEFGRAIMDRIIKELSDIANVEMEPKMEGQTMATVMNPKPDIMKKAHKPKADSKDELVGGEAHNADDNEVGAEIGAKKE, translated from the coding sequence ATATCGGAGGAACGCATAGCAACTAAAGAAATTCGTATCAATAATCGCATCAAAGTGACACCCGTTCGTCTAATCGGATCTGACGGCGAACAAGTCGGCATACTGCCGACCGCCGAAGCCCTACAGCGGGCGCATGACCTTGGACTTGATCTTGTCGAGGTCTCTCCTGACAGCCGTCCGCCTGTTTGCCGGATAATGGATTTTGGGAAGTATAAATACGAGCTTTCCAAAAAGGACAAGACCGCCAAAAAGAAACAGCACACCTTCCAGATGAAGGAAATGCGTTACCGCCCCAAAATAGACGACCATGATTTTGATTTCAAGACCAAACATCTGCGGGAATTTTTGCTTTCCGGCTGTAAAATCCGGGCGATGGTCATGTTCCGGGGCCGCGAAATGGCCCATGTGGAATTCGGGCGCGCGATTATGGATAGGATAATCAAAGAGCTATCAGATATTGCCAATGTCGAAATGGAACCCAAAATGGAAGGGCAGACCATGGCGACAGTTATGAATCCCAAGCCGGACATAATGAAAAAAGCGCATAAACCCAAGGCGGACAGCAAAGATGAGCTGGTTGGTGGCGAGGCTCACAATGCTGACGACAACGAGGTTGGGGCTGAAATTGGTGCGAAAAAAGAATAA
- the pheT gene encoding phenylalanine--tRNA ligase subunit beta — MKLSYKWLKELTGVQWSAQEMADRLTLCGTAVEEVESTAKYLDNIIVGEVISLSPIEGAKSIQKAVVNTGIAHVEVVCGAPNVAVGQKIPFAQIGAKVSGGLEIKKVTIRGVESSGMICSESELGISQDHAGIMVFDALAPLGTPVADYLDYDDYILHFELTPNRGDSMSALGIARDLAALSKVKVKRPEIALRPSAKKSSDYIKVSIEDSAACPRFTARVIRNLKIGQSPWWVKKKLLTAGIRPISNIVDVTNLVMLETGNPLHAFDLDKFGSNEVVVRRAKDGEELLTLDGKVRKLTPEVLLITNGKKSVAAAGVMGGFDSEVSATTTNLLLEVAYFNPSVIRKSRKQLELVSEASARFEKGVDPNGVTYASEWASYLFQELCGGEVCDGGVDTYPAAIFPLKISLRPKRCNAILGTQLSNERMAEILSLLEMQVEGNELLNVTVPTFRPDIIREIDLIEEIARIEGYAQIPDAKSNIGPLYTPTHRDDRFQDEIRHILTAAGFDEIVGHGLANAASAKAVCPALPQVKILNPVSEELNIVRNSLLTTTLEAVAHNYAHRNLDLRLFEIGKTYSPPINGTWTEEDKLCLAVSGEKSGNWREKPRPLDFHDITGALESLFGHFYFPLITFEPSKIDSLDPSCSFSVTLDSKAIGFIGQIKAELTKRYSIKGVVFAAELSIAPLMRAGRPLTEFAQLPIYPSAPRDLALIVDTSVKAADIVSTVKEAGGTIAQSVSIFDLYVGNQIQQGKKSVGVTIEYRSHERSLSGEEVDTAQASVIAALKAKFTAEIREK; from the coding sequence ATGAAGCTTTCGTATAAATGGCTCAAAGAACTCACTGGTGTCCAGTGGTCCGCGCAGGAAATGGCCGACCGACTGACTCTGTGCGGAACGGCCGTAGAGGAAGTAGAGTCGACTGCTAAATATCTCGACAATATAATTGTCGGCGAAGTTATTTCACTCTCTCCTATCGAAGGCGCAAAATCGATACAGAAAGCTGTAGTCAACACTGGCATAGCCCACGTTGAGGTTGTCTGCGGAGCGCCCAATGTCGCAGTCGGACAAAAAATCCCATTCGCGCAAATCGGCGCCAAAGTATCTGGCGGTCTTGAGATAAAAAAAGTAACAATCCGAGGCGTTGAATCAAGCGGCATGATCTGTTCTGAGTCAGAACTCGGCATTTCACAGGATCATGCCGGTATTATGGTCTTTGATGCCTTGGCTCCGCTCGGGACACCTGTTGCAGATTATCTGGACTATGATGATTATATTCTTCATTTTGAATTGACACCTAACCGCGGAGACTCCATGTCCGCGCTTGGCATCGCCCGAGACTTGGCGGCCCTGTCAAAAGTTAAAGTCAAACGCCCCGAAATAGCCCTGCGTCCTTCTGCAAAAAAATCCTCAGATTACATAAAAGTCTCAATCGAAGATAGCGCGGCTTGTCCGCGCTTCACGGCACGGGTCATTCGAAATCTCAAAATTGGCCAATCACCGTGGTGGGTTAAAAAGAAATTGCTCACAGCCGGCATTCGTCCGATTTCAAATATAGTCGATGTCACCAATCTGGTCATGCTCGAAACCGGAAATCCCCTCCATGCCTTTGACCTTGATAAGTTTGGCTCAAACGAAGTCGTTGTTCGACGCGCCAAGGACGGCGAGGAGTTGCTGACGCTCGATGGAAAAGTCCGCAAGCTGACACCCGAGGTTCTTCTCATCACAAACGGAAAAAAGTCAGTTGCCGCGGCGGGGGTTATGGGCGGCTTTGATTCGGAAGTCTCTGCTACGACAACAAATCTTCTCCTCGAAGTTGCCTATTTCAATCCGAGTGTCATCAGAAAAAGCCGCAAACAGCTTGAACTTGTCTCCGAAGCCTCGGCTCGCTTTGAAAAAGGAGTTGATCCAAACGGCGTGACCTATGCATCCGAATGGGCATCGTATCTTTTTCAGGAGCTGTGCGGCGGCGAAGTCTGCGATGGGGGAGTCGACACCTATCCCGCCGCGATTTTTCCACTGAAAATATCCCTGCGTCCAAAACGCTGCAATGCGATTCTTGGCACCCAACTTTCAAACGAGCGCATGGCCGAGATTCTCTCTTTGCTTGAGATGCAGGTGGAGGGAAACGAGCTATTGAATGTCACAGTACCGACATTCCGACCAGACATAATCCGCGAGATTGACCTCATCGAAGAAATTGCCCGGATCGAAGGGTATGCTCAGATTCCGGATGCGAAGTCAAACATCGGCCCACTATACACACCGACTCATCGTGATGACAGATTTCAGGATGAAATTAGACATATTCTCACAGCGGCGGGATTCGATGAAATAGTCGGTCACGGTCTTGCTAACGCCGCTTCGGCAAAGGCTGTCTGCCCAGCGCTTCCTCAAGTCAAAATCCTGAACCCGGTATCCGAGGAATTGAATATTGTTCGCAACAGCCTGTTGACCACGACTTTGGAAGCTGTCGCCCACAACTATGCCCACCGCAATTTAGACCTTCGCCTCTTCGAGATAGGGAAGACCTATTCTCCGCCCATCAATGGTACTTGGACAGAGGAAGACAAACTTTGCCTCGCCGTCTCAGGAGAAAAATCCGGTAACTGGCGCGAGAAGCCGCGTCCGCTCGATTTTCATGATATCACCGGAGCTCTCGAATCACTGTTTGGTCATTTTTACTTTCCGTTAATAACATTTGAACCGTCGAAAATAGACTCCCTTGATCCTTCCTGCTCTTTTTCCGTCACGCTTGACTCCAAAGCCATCGGCTTCATCGGCCAGATAAAAGCCGAACTGACTAAGCGGTATTCAATCAAGGGAGTTGTTTTTGCAGCGGAATTGTCTATTGCCCCCCTCATGCGCGCAGGCAGACCCCTGACCGAATTCGCCCAGCTTCCAATTTATCCTTCGGCGCCCCGCGATCTTGCTTTAATAGTTGACACAAGCGTCAAGGCAGCCGATATTGTATCCACGGTCAAAGAAGCCGGAGGCACAATCGCACAGTCCGTCTCAATCTTTGACCTATACGTTGGAAACCAAATACAGCAAGGGAAGAAATCAGTCGGTGTGACTATTGAATATCGTTCACATGAACGAAGTCTTTCAGGCGAGGAAGTCGATACTGCCCAGGCAAGTGTTATCGCCGCTCTGAAAGCAAAGTTCACGGCTGAGATTAGAGAAAAATAG